The nucleotide sequence GATTTAAATAATAATCTAAGCAACATCTTAAGCAAGGTAGAAAACGGCGTTAGTGAAACAAATAAGTCCCTTAACATTTTTTCAAGCATAACCGAATCAAATAAGGATATTGATGAAAAAATAAATTATATTAATAATACTTTAACTGAGTCTGCTTCAAACATGAATGGGATAACTGATTCTATCTCTCTCGTTTCTAAAAAAAGCACAGAAAATATAACTTCAGTTAGTACACTTCATCAAAAAGGAACCATAAAAATAGATTATCTTACTGATATTCTAGGTCTCTTGGAAAAATTAGAGTATGAAATAAATAATAAATAAACACTCTAAAGAATAAAGTAAGTTGTTTATCTCTCCTTAAACACTTACTTTATTCTTTATAAATTTTCTTTTTATCTCTAGAAAATATTCCAAGTCATTTAGGAACTGAAAAAGCAGTGCCCTATTTTCAAATTCTTCTCTTGTCTCTGGAAGCTTTTGCTCTTTAAAAGTTTTGAAAAGCTCTCTTAAATCTTCAATAAGTGTATCTACAGGATTTTCCTCATGAAGCTGTTCTCCTATCTTTTCAGTTATGTCTGCCACTAATTTCGTCTGCTCAAAGCTCATATAAAACTTGGTGAAGTGATTTCTCATATATTTTAAAATTTCGAATTGCATGTTTCGCATTTCCATATACATAACATAGTATTTATCCGAAACTATTATATTATTATTGAGGTTTCTGTATGCCCTCTCGCTTCCACTTTTGATTGCCTTAGAGAGTTCACTAAAAAGAGACAAATTTTCTGTTTGTATGGCTTCTCCTCTAAGCTCCCTCGCCATATTTAAAAGTATTTTTTTCATGAGATTCTCTATCTCAATTTGATTTTCCTTTATTCTCTTATCAATTTTGGGCATATATGTATTTAAGAGTATTGCTATACCGGCTCCAACTACCATCAATAAGAGCTCATTCTTAAGCCAAAATACTGATATAGTTTTTTCGACTAAAATATGCGTAACTAGTACAGAACTAACTGCAATTCCCTCTGTAAGCTTAAATAGGACTGTAAGGGGAATAAATATTGCTAAATATACTCCAAAGCTTATTGGATTATAGCCAAAAATCATAAATATTATGCAGCTTATAATAAGTGCCAGTAAAGTTGATGCTAGCCTTTGAAAAGCTATAATTATGGAAGTCTTTTTTGTATTTTGAACACTTAGTATCGTTATGATTCCAGCTGCTGCTGCATACTTTAATCCTAAGAATTCTGCAATTATAATGGCTATAGCCGCTCCTAAAGCCGTTTTTAAAGTTCTAAGTCCAATAATCCTCATATACTCTCCTTTCTAAAATATTTATTTACTATTATACACTAAATATTAAACTAAAAAGGTATAATAGTAAAACTTGACTTCGCATTAGTACTTTTTACAAATATAAAAGCAGTCAGTAAGGGGGAACAAACTGACTGCCTATATATTTAATTATTCACTTTATTGATTACTATAATTATATATTACACTAATAATGTTACACCCACGTTACAATAATAAGTACAATATATTAATTTTATTTCAGTAAGAAAAATAGCACCTCATAAACTCAACTTAAATGGAATATACAATATTAATGCTACAAAAAAAGTTATAATTTCAGTTATGGTCATAGACCAAATGACCCCATCCAATCCAAAGAAATGATGCAATAAAATAATT is from Clostridium acetobutylicum ATCC 824 and encodes:
- a CDS encoding aromatic acid exporter family protein produces the protein MRIIGLRTLKTALGAAIAIIIAEFLGLKYAAAAGIITILSVQNTKKTSIIIAFQRLASTLLALIISCIIFMIFGYNPISFGVYLAIFIPLTVLFKLTEGIAVSSVLVTHILVEKTISVFWLKNELLLMVVGAGIAILLNTYMPKIDKRIKENQIEIENLMKKILLNMARELRGEAIQTENLSLFSELSKAIKSGSERAYRNLNNNIIVSDKYYVMYMEMRNMQFEILKYMRNHFTKFYMSFEQTKLVADITEKIGEQLHEENPVDTLIEDLRELFKTFKEQKLPETREEFENRALLFQFLNDLEYFLEIKRKFIKNKVSV